A genomic region of Capnocytophaga canimorsus contains the following coding sequences:
- the mnmE gene encoding tRNA uridine-5-carboxymethylaminomethyl(34) synthesis GTPase MnmE, with translation MNETIIALATASGSGAIAIIRISGKDAISIADSVFKAHHGRSLANSDSHTVHLGYFFDNKTIIDECLATIFKGNKSYTGEPTVEFSCHGSSYIIQQVIKVCLAKGCRLAKAGEFTLRAFLNGKMDLSQAEAVADLIASDSEAAHTIAMKQMRGGFTSEIEELRTELLNFASLIELELDFSEEDVEFADRNQFRSLLSRIQTTIKRLMDSFATGNVIKNGVPVAIVGKPNAGKSTLLNVLLNEERAIVSDIAGTTRDTIEEVLHIGGTAFRFIDTAGIRETSDKIEEIGVKKAKEKITQANVLLYLYDELDNQPEEVIDFVKEVYRDDLKIILLHNKVDVSGGEFGDFDRKLKSELVPKYTDIILGISAKENINIDILKSELATYAESFTSSANNIIISNSRHYEALSNALAEIIKVQEGLEMNISGDLLAIDIREALYHLGTISGEVTNDEVLGNIFANFCIGK, from the coding sequence ATGAATGAAACTATCATAGCGTTAGCAACAGCTTCAGGGAGTGGAGCTATTGCTATCATCAGAATATCAGGAAAAGATGCCATTTCAATTGCTGATAGCGTATTTAAAGCACATCACGGAAGAAGTTTAGCTAATTCTGATTCGCATACCGTACATTTGGGATATTTTTTTGATAATAAGACGATAATAGATGAATGTCTTGCAACGATTTTTAAAGGAAATAAGTCATATACGGGTGAACCTACTGTAGAATTTTCTTGTCACGGAAGTAGTTATATCATTCAGCAAGTGATAAAAGTTTGTCTTGCCAAAGGATGTCGATTAGCAAAGGCGGGGGAATTTACTTTAAGGGCATTTCTAAATGGAAAAATGGATTTGTCACAAGCTGAAGCTGTTGCTGACCTTATTGCCTCCGACAGCGAAGCTGCTCACACTATCGCTATGAAACAAATGCGAGGCGGTTTTACTTCTGAAATTGAGGAACTACGTACTGAATTACTGAATTTTGCATCTTTAATTGAATTAGAACTTGATTTTTCGGAAGAAGATGTAGAATTTGCCGACAGAAACCAATTTCGTTCACTACTTTCAAGGATTCAGACTACAATTAAACGATTGATGGACTCATTTGCAACGGGAAATGTTATCAAAAATGGGGTTCCAGTGGCGATTGTAGGCAAACCCAATGCTGGGAAATCAACGCTTTTGAATGTTCTTTTGAATGAAGAACGAGCTATCGTTTCGGACATTGCGGGAACAACACGTGATACCATCGAGGAAGTGTTACACATCGGCGGAACAGCTTTCCGATTCATCGATACAGCAGGAATTCGTGAAACTTCTGATAAAATAGAAGAGATTGGTGTTAAAAAAGCGAAAGAAAAGATTACACAAGCCAATGTTTTATTATACCTCTATGATGAATTGGATAATCAACCTGAGGAAGTTATTGATTTTGTGAAAGAAGTATATCGAGACGACTTAAAGATAATTCTTTTGCATAACAAAGTAGATGTATCTGGTGGTGAATTTGGTGATTTCGACCGAAAATTGAAGTCGGAACTTGTCCCTAAATATACAGATATCATTTTAGGAATTTCCGCTAAGGAGAATATAAATATAGACATATTGAAGTCAGAACTTGCAACGTACGCTGAAAGTTTTACGTCCTCTGCGAATAATATAATTATTAGTAATTCACGTCATTACGAAGCACTTTCTAATGCCCTTGCCGAGATTATAAAAGTTCAGGAAGGTTTGGAAATGAATATTTCAGGAGACCTTCTTGCTATCGACATTCGTGAGGCTCTCTACCATCTTGGTACTATCTCCGGCGAAGTGACTAATGACGAAGTACTCGGGAATATCTTTGCGAATTTTTGTATTGGCAAATAA
- a CDS encoding IS3 family transposase: MDRQVYYRNLKRRDTRKNNAKQVVAMVAEIRKHSPKMGGRKLYSLLKEELKMLKIGRDKFFNILRANHLLIIPKRSYHKTTNSLHRFMKHTNLIKDYQVKAPNRLWVADITYLGNRENPAYLSLITDAYSKKIVGYDVSDSLASTSSLKALKSALKKEKIEELIHHSDRGLQYCSDDYQKVLNQYNIRCSMTQESDPYQNAIAERINGILKQEYDIDKFNVNLQCRKKLVADVVKIYNEKRPHFSNHFLTPKQMHTQQELVPKLYKRKSDTVGKTVPLD, translated from the coding sequence GTGGATAGACAGGTTTATTATCGCAATTTAAAGCGTAGAGATACGCGTAAAAACAACGCAAAACAAGTAGTGGCAATGGTAGCAGAAATAAGAAAACACAGTCCCAAAATGGGCGGAAGAAAACTTTATTCTCTTTTAAAAGAGGAATTGAAAATGTTAAAAATAGGTAGAGATAAATTTTTTAATATACTAAGAGCTAATCATTTACTTATTATTCCTAAAAGAAGTTATCATAAAACAACCAACTCGTTACATCGTTTTATGAAACACACTAATTTGATAAAAGATTATCAAGTAAAAGCTCCTAACCGACTTTGGGTAGCAGACATTACTTACTTGGGTAACAGAGAAAATCCTGCTTATTTGAGTTTGATTACAGATGCTTATTCGAAGAAAATTGTAGGCTATGATGTGTCGGACTCTTTGGCTAGTACTTCCAGTTTAAAAGCTTTAAAATCCGCTTTGAAAAAGGAAAAAATAGAGGAATTAATTCATCATTCAGATAGAGGGTTGCAATATTGTTCAGATGATTATCAAAAGGTTTTAAATCAGTATAATATCCGATGTAGTATGACTCAAGAGTCTGATCCTTACCAGAATGCAATTGCGGAAAGAATCAATGGAATTTTGAAACAAGAGTATGATATTGACAAATTTAATGTAAATTTGCAATGTAGAAAGAAGTTGGTAGCTGATGTGGTTAAAATATACAACGAAAAGAGACCTCATTTTTCGAATCATTTTTTAACCCCAAAACAGATGCATACCCAACAGGAATTAGTTCCTAAATTGTATAAAAGAAAAAGTGATACAGTTGGTAAGACTGTACCACTTGATTAA